TTAACAAAGAAGAATACAAAAACCAAAATAACAATAAACCCAAATGAAATAGGAACCGCAAATTTCATTCTGATTTTCGTGAAATCCTATGATACTGAATCCGCTATAAAATCCGTCTTGCCCTGCATAAATAAAGAAACAATCATTCTTTCTCTCCAAAATGGCCTTGGTAATATTGAAATAATCAGGAAATATTCAGTCAATAATGTTTTTGCGGGAATTACTTCCATCGGTGCAACTCTTGTCGGATTGGGGAAAGTTAAACATGCCGGGAAAGGAGCGACGATAATCGGAAAAAACATCAGGGCTAAAGAAATTGCAAAAACATTCAATAAAACCGGAATTGTTATAAAAATCAAC
The sequence above is drawn from the Elusimicrobiota bacterium genome and encodes:
- a CDS encoding NAD(P)-binding domain-containing protein; its protein translation is MKIVIVGPGAMGCLFAGLLSKNPKNEVWLLDKNPERTAVIKKNGIKISGLTKKNTKTKITINPNEIGTANFILIFVKSYDTESAIKSVLPCINKETIILSLQNGLGNIEIIRKYSVNNVFAGITSIGATLVGLGKVKHAGKGATIIGKNIRAKEIAKTFNKTGIVIKIN